From a region of the Sphaerodactylus townsendi isolate TG3544 linkage group LG09, MPM_Stown_v2.3, whole genome shotgun sequence genome:
- the LYPLA1 gene encoding acyl-protein thioesterase 1 isoform X2 — MCGNNMSAPLPAIVPAAKKATAAVIFLHGLGDTGHGWAEAFAGIRSSHVKYICPHAPVMPVSLNMNMAMPSWFDIIGLSPDAQEDEAGIKQAVENVKSLVEQEVKNGIPSHRIILGGFSQGGALALYTALTTQQKLAGVLALSCWLPLRTTFPQGSINCVNKDIPILQCHGDCDPLVPLMFGSLTSERLKTMINPANVTFKTYSGMMHSSCIEEMMDAKQFIDNHLPPVD, encoded by the exons ATGTGCGGCAACAACATGTCCGCCCCACTTCCTGCCATCGTCCCGGCCGCTAAGAAGGCCACCGCCGCG GTTATATTTCTTCATGGATTAGGAGATACGGG GCATGGGTGGGCAGAAGCATTTGCTGGCATCAGAAGCTCACATGTAAAGTATATTTGTCCACATGC GCCAGTTATGCCGGTTTCACTAAACATGAACATGGCTATGCCGTCTTG GTTTGATATCATCGGGCTATCTCCAGATGCACAGGAAGATGAAGCTGGTATCAAACAAGCAGTAGAGAATG TGAAATCACTTGTAGAACAAGAAGTAAAAAATGGAATTCCATCACACCGAATAATCCTGGGAGGATTTTCTCAG GGAGGAGCTCTAGCACTATACACAGCTCTCACAACACAACAGAAACTAGCAGGTGTTTTAGCACTCAGCTGTTGGCTTCCATTGAGGACTACATTTCCTCAG GGCTCCATTAATTGTGTCAACAAAGATATTCCCATTCTCCAGTGCCATGGTGACTGCGATCCTTTGGTTCCACTGATGTTTGGATCTCTTACCTCTGAGAGGTTAAAGACCATGATAAATCCTGCCAATGTAACTTTCAAGACTTATTCAGGCATGATGCATAGCTCGTGTATTGAG GAAATGATGGATGCAAAGCAGTTCATTGATAACCATCTACCTCCAGTTGATTGA
- the LYPLA1 gene encoding acyl-protein thioesterase 1 isoform X1 — translation MCGNNMSAPLPAIVPAAKKATAAVIFLHGLGDTGHGWAEAFAGIRSSHVKYICPHAPVMPVSLNMNMAMPSWFDIIGLSPDAQEDEAGIKQAVENVKSLVEQEVKNGIPSHRIILGGFSQGSINCVNKDIPILQCHGDCDPLVPLMFGSLTSERLKTMINPANVTFKTYSGMMHSSCIEEMMDAKQFIDNHLPPVD, via the exons ATGTGCGGCAACAACATGTCCGCCCCACTTCCTGCCATCGTCCCGGCCGCTAAGAAGGCCACCGCCGCG GTTATATTTCTTCATGGATTAGGAGATACGGG GCATGGGTGGGCAGAAGCATTTGCTGGCATCAGAAGCTCACATGTAAAGTATATTTGTCCACATGC GCCAGTTATGCCGGTTTCACTAAACATGAACATGGCTATGCCGTCTTG GTTTGATATCATCGGGCTATCTCCAGATGCACAGGAAGATGAAGCTGGTATCAAACAAGCAGTAGAGAATG TGAAATCACTTGTAGAACAAGAAGTAAAAAATGGAATTCCATCACACCGAATAATCCTGGGAGGATTTTCTCAG GGCTCCATTAATTGTGTCAACAAAGATATTCCCATTCTCCAGTGCCATGGTGACTGCGATCCTTTGGTTCCACTGATGTTTGGATCTCTTACCTCTGAGAGGTTAAAGACCATGATAAATCCTGCCAATGTAACTTTCAAGACTTATTCAGGCATGATGCATAGCTCGTGTATTGAG GAAATGATGGATGCAAAGCAGTTCATTGATAACCATCTACCTCCAGTTGATTGA
- the MRPL15 gene encoding 39S ribosomal protein L15, mitochondrial — MAASGVGGGNRTKALELLRSLPRVSLMNLRPNDGARQREKRRGRGLYGGRKSGRGHKGQRQRGTRPRLGFEGGQTPFYLVIPKYGYNEGHSLRRQYHPLSLKKLQYLIDLGRVDPTQPLDLTQLVNARGVTIQPSKRDYGVQLVEEGADIFAAKINIEVQMASELAIAAVEKNGGVITTAFYDPRSLGVLCKPVPFFMRGQPIPKRMLPPEDLVRYYTDPMNRGYLADPLKIPEARLELSKKYGYILPDITKDELFQMLSTRKDPRQIFFGLAPGWVVNMSEKKILKPTDERLLKYYSS, encoded by the exons ATGGCGGCGTCTGGGGTTGGCGGTGGCAACAGAACCAAAGCCTTAGAGCTGCTGCGTTCCTTGCCCAGGGTCAGCCTCATGAACCTGCGACCTAACGATGGCGCCAGGCAACGG GAAAAGAGACGTGGACGTGGGTTATATGGAGGTAGAAAAAGTGGCCGAGGTCACAAAGGACAAAGGCAAAGAGGAACTCGACCTCGCTTAGGCTTTGAGGGAGGTCAGACTCCATTTTATCTGGTTATTCCAAAATATGGCTATAATGAAGGACATAG CCTCAGGCGCCAGTATCATCCCCTCAGTCTCAAAAAACTGCAATACCTGATTGACTTGGGTAGAGTTGATCCCACACAACCATTAGATTTGACACAGCTTGTTAATGCCAGAGGTGTAACAATACAGCCATCCAAAAGAGATTACGGTGTACAACTGGTGGAAGAA GGTGCTGATAtctttgcagcaaaaataaatattgaaGTACAGATGGCTTCTGAGCTGGCCATTGCTGCTGTTGAAAAAAATGGTGGTGTTATTACTACAGCCTTCTATGATCCAAGGAGTTTGG GTGTTCTTTGCAAGCCAGTGCCATTCTTCATGCGAGGTCAACCTATTCCAAAGCGTATGCTTCCTCCTGAAGATCTTGTCCGTTACTATACAGATCCGATGAATCGTGGGTACTTGGCAGACCCATTGAAGATTCCAGAAGCCAGGCTGGAACTTTCCAAGAAATATGGTTACATCCTACCAGATATTACAAAAGATGAACTCTTCCAAATGTTGAGCACACGGAAGGACCCTAGACAGATTTTCTTTGGCCTTGCTCCGGGCTGGGTAGTTAATATGTCAGAAAAGAAAATTCTGAAACCAACAGATGAGAGGTTGCTAAAATACTACAGCTCATGA